A region from the Papio anubis isolate 15944 chromosome 6, Panubis1.0, whole genome shotgun sequence genome encodes:
- the TRIM27 gene encoding zinc finger protein RFP isoform X1 — protein MASGSVAECLQQETTCPVCLQYFAEPMMLDCGHNICCACLARCWGTAETNVSCPQCRETFPQRHMRPNRHLANVTQLVKQLRTERPSGPGGEMGVCEKHREPLKLYCEEDQMPICVVCDRSREHRGHSVLPLEEAVEGFKEQIQNQLDHLKRVKDLKKRRRAQGEQARAELLSLTQMEREKIVWEFEQLYHSLKEHEYRLLARLEELDLAIYNSINGAITQFSCNISHLSSLIAQLEEKQQQPTRELLQDIGDTLSRAERIRIPEPWITPPDLQEKIHIFAQKCLFLTESLKQFTEKMQSDMEKIQELREAQLYSVDVTLDPDTAYPSLILSDNLRQVRYSYLQQDLPDNPERFNLFPCVLGSPCFIAGRHYWEVEVGDKAKWTIGVCEDSVCRKGGVTSAPQNGFWAVSLWYGKEYWALTSPMTALPLRTPLQRVGIFLDYDAGEVSFYNVTERCHTFTFSHATFCGPVRPYFSLSYSGGKSAAPLIICPMSGIDGFSGHVGNHGHSMETSP, from the exons ATGGCCTCCGGGAGCGTGGCCGAGTGCCTGCAGCAGGAGACCACCTGCCCCGTGTGCCTGCAGTACTTTGCAGAGCCCATGATGCTCGACTGCGGCCATAACATCTGTTGCGCGTGCCTCGCCCGCTGCTGGGGCACGGCAGAGACTAACGTGTCGTGTCCGCAGTGCCGGGAGACCTTCCCGCAGAGGCACATGCGGCCCAACCGGCACCTGGCCAACGTGACCCAGCTGGTGAAGCAGCTGCGCACAGAGCGGCCGTCGGGGCCCGGCGGCGAGATGGGCGTGTGCGAGAAGCACCGCGAGCCCCTGAAGCTTTACTGCGAGGAGGACCAGATGCCCATCTGCGTGGTGTGCGACCGCTCCCGCGAGCACCGCGGCCACAGCGTGCTGCCGCTCGAGGAGGCAGTGGAGGGCTTCAAG GAGCAAATCCAGAACCAGCTTGACCATTTAAAAAGAGTGAAAGATTTAAAGAAGAGACGTCGGGCCCAAGGGGAACAGGCACGAGCTGAACTCTTG AGCCTAACCCAGATGGAGAGGGAGAAGATTGTTTGGGAGTTTGAGCAGCTGTATCACTCCTTAAAGGAGCATGAGTATCGCCTCCTGGCCCGTCTTGAGGAGCTAGACTTGGCCATCTACAATAGCATCAATGGTGCCATCACCCAGTTCTCTTGCAacatctcccacctcagcagccTGATCGCTCAGCtagaagagaagcagcagcagcccaCCAGGGAGCTCCTGCAG gACATTGGGGACACATTGAGCAG ggcTGAAAGAATCAGGATTCCTGAACCTTGGATCACGCCTCCAGACTTGCAAGAGAAAATCCACATTTTTGCCCAAAAATGTCTATTCTTGACGGAGAGTCTAAAGCAGTTCACAG aaaaaatgCAGTCAGATATGGAGAAAATCCAAG AATTAAGAGAGGCTCAGTTATACTCAG TGGACGTGACTCTGGACCCAGACACGGCCTACCCCAGCCTGATCCTCTCTGACAATCTGCGGCAAGTGCGGTACAGTTACCTCCAACAGGACCTGCCTGACAACCCTGAGCGGTTCAATCTGTTTCCCTGTGTCTTGGGCTCTCCATGCTTCATCGCTGGGAGACATtattgggaggtagaggtgggagatAAAGCCAAGTGGACCATAGGTGTCTGTGAAGACTCAGTGTGCAGAAAAGGTGGAGTAACCTCAGCCCCCCAGAATGGATTCTGGGCAGTGTCTTTGTGGTATGGGAAAGAATATTGGGCTCTTACCTCCCCAATGACTGCCCTCCCCCTGCGGACCCCGCTTCAGCGGGTGGGGATTTTCTTGGACTATGATGCTGGCGAGGTCTCCTTCTACAACGTCACAGAGAGGTGTCACACTTTCACTTTCTCTCATGCTACCTTTTGTGGGCCTGTCCGGCCCTACTTCAGTCTGAGTTACTCGGGAGGGAAAAGCGCAGCTCCTCTGATCATCTGCCCCATGAGTGGGATAGATGGGTTTTCTGGCCATGTTGGGAATCATGGTCATTCCATGGAGACCTCCCCTTGA
- the TRIM27 gene encoding zinc finger protein RFP isoform X2, which yields MASGSVAECLQQETTCPVCLQYFAEPMMLDCGHNICCACLARCWGTAETNVSCPQCRETFPQRHMRPNRHLANVTQLVKQLRTERPSGPGGEMGVCEKHREPLKLYCEEDQMPICVVCDRSREHRGHSVLPLEEAVEGFKEQIQNQLDHLKRVKDLKKRRRAQGEQARAELLDIGDTLSRAERIRIPEPWITPPDLQEKIHIFAQKCLFLTESLKQFTEKMQSDMEKIQELREAQLYSVDVTLDPDTAYPSLILSDNLRQVRYSYLQQDLPDNPERFNLFPCVLGSPCFIAGRHYWEVEVGDKAKWTIGVCEDSVCRKGGVTSAPQNGFWAVSLWYGKEYWALTSPMTALPLRTPLQRVGIFLDYDAGEVSFYNVTERCHTFTFSHATFCGPVRPYFSLSYSGGKSAAPLIICPMSGIDGFSGHVGNHGHSMETSP from the exons ATGGCCTCCGGGAGCGTGGCCGAGTGCCTGCAGCAGGAGACCACCTGCCCCGTGTGCCTGCAGTACTTTGCAGAGCCCATGATGCTCGACTGCGGCCATAACATCTGTTGCGCGTGCCTCGCCCGCTGCTGGGGCACGGCAGAGACTAACGTGTCGTGTCCGCAGTGCCGGGAGACCTTCCCGCAGAGGCACATGCGGCCCAACCGGCACCTGGCCAACGTGACCCAGCTGGTGAAGCAGCTGCGCACAGAGCGGCCGTCGGGGCCCGGCGGCGAGATGGGCGTGTGCGAGAAGCACCGCGAGCCCCTGAAGCTTTACTGCGAGGAGGACCAGATGCCCATCTGCGTGGTGTGCGACCGCTCCCGCGAGCACCGCGGCCACAGCGTGCTGCCGCTCGAGGAGGCAGTGGAGGGCTTCAAG GAGCAAATCCAGAACCAGCTTGACCATTTAAAAAGAGTGAAAGATTTAAAGAAGAGACGTCGGGCCCAAGGGGAACAGGCACGAGCTGAACTCTTG gACATTGGGGACACATTGAGCAG ggcTGAAAGAATCAGGATTCCTGAACCTTGGATCACGCCTCCAGACTTGCAAGAGAAAATCCACATTTTTGCCCAAAAATGTCTATTCTTGACGGAGAGTCTAAAGCAGTTCACAG aaaaaatgCAGTCAGATATGGAGAAAATCCAAG AATTAAGAGAGGCTCAGTTATACTCAG TGGACGTGACTCTGGACCCAGACACGGCCTACCCCAGCCTGATCCTCTCTGACAATCTGCGGCAAGTGCGGTACAGTTACCTCCAACAGGACCTGCCTGACAACCCTGAGCGGTTCAATCTGTTTCCCTGTGTCTTGGGCTCTCCATGCTTCATCGCTGGGAGACATtattgggaggtagaggtgggagatAAAGCCAAGTGGACCATAGGTGTCTGTGAAGACTCAGTGTGCAGAAAAGGTGGAGTAACCTCAGCCCCCCAGAATGGATTCTGGGCAGTGTCTTTGTGGTATGGGAAAGAATATTGGGCTCTTACCTCCCCAATGACTGCCCTCCCCCTGCGGACCCCGCTTCAGCGGGTGGGGATTTTCTTGGACTATGATGCTGGCGAGGTCTCCTTCTACAACGTCACAGAGAGGTGTCACACTTTCACTTTCTCTCATGCTACCTTTTGTGGGCCTGTCCGGCCCTACTTCAGTCTGAGTTACTCGGGAGGGAAAAGCGCAGCTCCTCTGATCATCTGCCCCATGAGTGGGATAGATGGGTTTTCTGGCCATGTTGGGAATCATGGTCATTCCATGGAGACCTCCCCTTGA